A region of Epinephelus fuscoguttatus linkage group LG1, E.fuscoguttatus.final_Chr_v1 DNA encodes the following proteins:
- the LOC125886532 gene encoding RNA-binding protein 6 isoform X2: MWDGPGPGQRPRGGPFRGDHRGEMFGGRDRPMHEYRGGRDGMNMGPMGHMGPRPLDMPPMDMRRMDGPPMRGRDMDPRDMRGREPRDFCRPGEEQDFSLRRHYEISIRDKLMNASGFPGPGRNSADMGGRGMPPREPNSRFMDMRDRESFHHDMPPYNNPNFDGRREFPMDRMERNDGFRDMRDRPPMGMDDHDGYDMDLPPRDRRMMDTDRRGGPPFNPRGGFDSDMDFRNRLGPSAEFRGRDRSPLRFGNSDVPPMDRARSDMPPDVAGPQRSEFMGPADTLREREYPDSSGSPLMDYRSGEEMTLAEEWKNRRKDKTPYLEMGKGMGGVPKPNFPVEFGRDVNVRDPPPFQERDRPPVEFPGKDVGFPHGDHFPAMNLPPIASKAQQDHPHSDITPLTGPLGRENESKHWLGERNPKHSQNKSNRDERPPYHQEKNQPSHEIQEPNDSFKGLKDIAHNQGPSRAKMGPERDFQSSSTVQARDQDYRDIDYRTGSGRPFDYERDELQPPEKLIRESKPITPSKFSESGSQDQDYRNASVEDKVSNTISIIGIPKTATMEQILGAFAVRDGVPMQGMKIKNVVPGYSYDTAYVEFLNLEDAVRFMESNKGSLKVGTRTTSMKYIQPDERERSVHESDHKVPQLQEPQLPRQDEPLEELKTNLNGSKAKGPLEPLSQNQWQRSSDLTPEAWQQQVDQQLQQQETEQQAESWGNRNHPSSRLWVPGYSVFKDSKTMIIKNVKPTTTVETILKALDPFAYLDERNVRLVKAKPPGVKCFCFVDMDSHEQVTRLVELLTKPRRLYIDGVTVYAEVARPLKNQNFKKDSDKPNTSILGFPPEPSMIGQQFPQPPQFLQPLQPPAGAPAIMQGDLTTGSSNPALSSDHSIAQGVGYGETPVLDPSYQAGGPHMPTESAGITVAADGSQPYVYGSEIPDISNYLYDSTSGFYYDPETTLYYDPNSRYFYNAQTQEYLYWDATSKTYIPVPGGNPAVTQPVTMTAEDQAILSNPAADAPLEMKKASVLPNTAAAPAADATSDAGTAAEPVTTSSAAPERKDDDDSAKRDKEKDNKDEKPRSLAAVKIMKDMERWAKIQNRQKESVRSASPLLKTGGDDDRRQSKSADAGFAIFERKISGADDLFKKPLAPPKKDEKSKRPMGSLGLLASDYAAGSDEEVEEDKEEAAKSSQGSQSEDKDNKLTDWKKMACLLCRRQFPNKDALIRHQQLSDLHKQNMEIHLKIKRSKKELEALENQEKELSAREPSRSPEQKRRKHHQQPQHHNTWAGSSREMNKVSDRPGLGAEPAPPRKKREPVVWDHATYKQAVRKAMFARFKELE; encoded by the exons ATGTGGGATGGACCAGGGCCAGGGCAACGACCACGGGGAGGACCCTTTCG TGGTGATCATCGTGGAGAAATGTTTGGCGGCAGAGATCGTCCAATGCATGAATATAGAGGTGGCAGAGATGGGATGAACATGGGTCCAATGGGTCATATGGGCCCAAGACCTCTAGATATGCCACCTATGGACATGAGAAGGATGGATGGGCCACCCATGAGGGGGCGTGACATGGACCCACGTGATATGCGAGGTAGAGAGCCGAGAGATTTTTGCCGACCTGGAGAAGAGCAAGACTTCAGTCTTAGAAGGCACTATGAAATTTCCATCAGAGACAAACTGATGAATGCCTCTGGTTTCCCGGGACCAGGCAGGAACTCAGCTGACATGGGGGGGAGGGGTATGCCACCTCGGGAACCAAACAGCAGGTTTATGGacatgagagacagagagtcatTTCATCATGACATGCCACCATACAACAATCCCAATTTTGATGGAAGAAGAGAGTTTCCCATGGACAGAATGGAGCGAAATGATGGATTCAGGGACATGCGTGACAGGCCCCCGATGGGCATGGATGACCATGATGGCTATGATATGGACTTACCTCCACGTGACAGGAGAATGATGGACACTGACAGAAGAGGAGGGCCACCTTTCAATCCAAGAGGTGGATTTGATTCTGACATGGATTTCAGAAATCGTCTTGGTCCATCAGCTGAATTTAGAGGTAGGGATCGATCTCCCTTAAGATTTGGAAACAGTGATGTTCCACCGATGGACAGGGCAAGATCAGATATGCCCCCAGATGTTGCTGGCCCTCAAAGATCAGAATTTATGGGTCCAGCAGACacactcagagagagagaatacCCAGATTCAAGTGGCAGCCCCCTTATGGATTATCGAAGTGGTGAAGAGATGACTCTTGCAGAGGAATGGAAGAACCGTCGAAAGGACAAAACCCCATACTTAGAAATGGGTAAAGGCATGGGGGGGGTGCCCAAACCTAACTTCCCTGTGGAATTTGGCAGAGATGTGAATGTTAGAGATCCACCACCATTTCAGGAAAGGGACAGGCCACCTGTTGAATTCCCAGGGAAAGATGTTGGCTTTCCTCATGGTGACCACTTTCCTGCTATGAATCTACCACCAATTGCCAGCAAAGCTCAACAAGACCATCCACACTCGGATATAACTCCCCTCACTGGCCCTCTagggagagaaaatgagagtaAACATTGGCTTGGAGAAAGGAATCCGAAACatagtcaaaataaatcaaatcgtGATGAAAGGCCCCCTTACCATCAAGAGAAGAATCAGCCCTCACATGAGATTCAGGAGCCAAATGATAGTTTTAAGGGGTTGAAAGATATTGCACACAATCAAGGACCTAGCAGGGCTAAGATGGGGCCAGAACGCGATTTCcaaagcagcagcactgtgcagGCGAGAGACCAAGACTACAGGGACATCGATTACAGAACAGGATCCGGGAGGCCATTTGATTACGAGCGGGATGAACTTCAACCACCAGAGAAACTCATCAGAGAGTCTAAACCAATCACACCTTCAAAGTTTAGTGAGTCTGGTTCTCAG GATCAAGATTACAGGAATGCATCAGTGGAGGACAAAGTTTCCAACACAATATCCATAATTGGTATTCCAAAGACCGCTACAATGGAGCAG ATTCTTGGTGCCTTTGCAGTCCGTGATGGCGTGCCAATGCAGGGGatgaaaatcaaaaatgttgTGCCAG GTTACAGCTACGATACGGCCTATGTGGAGTTTTTAAACCTCGAGGATGCAGTCCGCTTCATGGAGTCCAACAAG GGATCCCTAAAGGTTGGCACTAGAACCACATCCATGAAGTACATTCAGCCAGACGAGCGTGAAAGAAGTGTTCAT GAATCAGATCACAAAGTACCTCAACTCCAGGAGCCCCAGTTGCCCAGACAAGATGAGCCCTTAGAGGAGTTGAAGACCAACCTGAATGGGTCCAAAGCAAAAGGCCCTTTGGAGCCATTGTCACAAAACCAGTGGCAGCGTAGCTCTGACCTGACTCCCGAGGCCTGGCAGCAGCAAGTGGACCAACAGCTCCAACAGCAAGaaacagagcagcaggcagAGTCTTGGGGCAACCGCAACCATCCCTCATCCCGGCTCTGGGTTCCCGGCTACTCCGTCTTTAAAGACAGCAAAA CCATgatcataaaaaatgtgaagCCCACCACCACAGTAGAAACTATCCTGAAAGCCTTGGATCCCTTTGCATATCTGGATGAAAGAAATGTTCGTCTGGTCAAGGCCAAGCCACCAGGAGTCAAGTGCTTCTGCTTTGTTGATATGGACTCCCATGAG cAAGTGACACGCCTGGTTGAACTCCTTACTAAACCCAGACGCCTTTATATTGATGGTGTCACAGTTTATGCTGAGGTCGCAAGACCTTTGAAGAACCAAAA TTTCAAAAAAGACAGTGATAAACCAAACACTTCCATACTTGGATTTCCACCTGAGCCCAGCATGATCGGT cagcagttcccACAACCTCCACAGTTCTTGCAGCCTCTGCAGCCACCCGCTGGTGCCCCCGCTATAATGCAAG GTGATTTGACGACAGGCAGCTCTAATCCCGCTCTGTCATCAGACCACAGCATCGCACAG GGAGTTGGCTATGGTGAGACTCCAGTTTTGGATCCGTCGTACCAGGCTGGTGGACCCCACATGCCAACAGAATCAGCTGGGATAACAGTCGCCGCAGATGGATCACAGCCCTACGTCTATG GCTCTGAGATTCCAGACATCAGTAACTACTTGTACGATTCCACGTCAGGCTTCTACTACGATCCTGAGACGACCCTGTACTACGACCCTAACTCCAGG TATTTCTACAACGCTCAGACACAAGAGTACCTGTACTGGGATGCTACATCAAAGACCTACATCCCAGTTCCAGGAGGGAACCCTGCAGTGACCCAACCTGTGACCATGACCGCTGAAGACCAGGCCATTCTTTCCAACCCAGCAGCAGATGCTCCTCTGGAAATGAAGAAGGCATCAGTGCTTCCCAACACCGCAGCAGCTCCGGCAGCAGACGCCACTTCTGATGCCGGCACTGCTGCGGAACCTGTCACAACATCTTCAGCAGCTCCTGAGAGGAAAGACGACGACGACTCTGCTAAAAGGGACAAAGAGAAGGATAACAAAGATGAGAAGCCAAGAAGTCTTGCTGCTGTCAAG ATCATGAAAGACATGGAGCGCTGGGCAAAGATCCAGAATCGTCAGAAGGAGAGTGTCCGCTCTGCATCGCCACTACTGAAGACTGGAGGGGACGATGATAGGAGGCAATCCAAGTCAGCTGATGCTGGCTTCGCTATCTTTGAGAGGAAG ATATCAGGTGCAGATGATCTTTTTAAGAAGCCCCTTGCTCCTCCTAAGAAAGATGAAAAGTCAAAG CGTCCGATGGGCTCCCTGGGTCTGCTGGCGTCGGACTATGCAGCTGGAAGTGATGAAGAGGTGGAAGAAGATAAGGAAGAGGCGGCTAAAAGCAGTCAGGGCAGCCAGTCGGAAGACAAAGACAACAAGCTGACAGACTGGAAAAAGATGGCTTGCTTGCTGTGTAGGAGACAGTTCCCCAACAAGGACGCTCTGATCCGCCACCAGCAGCTTTCTGACCTGCACAAG CAAAATATGGAGATCCACCTTAAGATCAAGAGGTCAAAGAAGGAGCTAGAGGCACTAGAGAACCAGGAAAAAGAA CTAAGTGCCAGAGAACCTTCCAGGTCACCTgaacagaaaagaagaaaacaccACCAACAGCCGCAGCATCATAATACATGGGCTGGAAGCTCTAG GGAGATGAATAAAGTCAGTGATAGACCTGGTTTAGGAGCTGAACCTGCCCCG CcgaggaaaaagagagagcctGTTGTTTGGGACCACGCCACCTACAAACAAGCAGTACGCAAGGCCATGTTTGCACGGTTCAAGGAACTCGAGTGA
- the LOC125886532 gene encoding RNA-binding protein 6 isoform X1, translating to MWDGPGPGQRPRGGPFRGDHRGEMFGGRDRPMHEYRGGRDGMNMGPMGHMGPRPLDMPPMDMRRMDGPPMRGRDMDPRDMRGREPRDFCRPGEEQDFSLRRHYEISIRDKLMNASGFPGPGRNSADMGGRGMPPREPNSRFMDMRDRESFHHDMPPYNNPNFDGRREFPMDRMERNDGFRDMRDRPPMGMDDHDGYDMDLPPRDRRMMDTDRRGGPPFNPRGGFDSDMDFRNRLGPSAEFRGRDRSPLRFGNSDVPPMDRARSDMPPDVAGPQRSEFMGPADTLREREYPDSSGSPLMDYRSGEEMTLAEEWKNRRKDKTPYLEMGKGMGGVPKPNFPVEFGRDVNVRDPPPFQERDRPPVEFPGKDVGFPHGDHFPAMNLPPIASKAQQDHPHSDITPLTGPLGRENESKHWLGERNPKHSQNKSNRDERPPYHQEKNQPSHEIQEPNDSFKGLKDIAHNQGPSRAKMGPERDFQSSSTVQARDQDYRDIDYRTGSGRPFDYERDELQPPEKLIRESKPITPSKFSESGSQDQDYRNASVEDKVSNTISIIGIPKTATMEQILGAFAVRDGVPMQGMKIKNVVPGYSYDTAYVEFLNLEDAVRFMESNKGSLKVGTRTTSMKYIQPDERERSVHESDHKVPQLQEPQLPRQDEPLEELKTNLNGSKAKGPLEPLSQNQWQRSSDLTPEAWQQQVDQQLQQQETEQQAESWGNRNHPSSRLWVPGYSVFKDSKTMIIKNVKPTTTVETILKALDPFAYLDERNVRLVKAKPPGVKCFCFVDMDSHEQVTRLVELLTKPRRLYIDGVTVYAEVARPLKNQNFKKDSDKPNTSILGFPPEPSMIGQQQFPQPPQFLQPLQPPAGAPAIMQGDLTTGSSNPALSSDHSIAQGVGYGETPVLDPSYQAGGPHMPTESAGITVAADGSQPYVYGSEIPDISNYLYDSTSGFYYDPETTLYYDPNSRYFYNAQTQEYLYWDATSKTYIPVPGGNPAVTQPVTMTAEDQAILSNPAADAPLEMKKASVLPNTAAAPAADATSDAGTAAEPVTTSSAAPERKDDDDSAKRDKEKDNKDEKPRSLAAVKIMKDMERWAKIQNRQKESVRSASPLLKTGGDDDRRQSKSADAGFAIFERKISGADDLFKKPLAPPKKDEKSKRPMGSLGLLASDYAAGSDEEVEEDKEEAAKSSQGSQSEDKDNKLTDWKKMACLLCRRQFPNKDALIRHQQLSDLHKQNMEIHLKIKRSKKELEALENQEKELSAREPSRSPEQKRRKHHQQPQHHNTWAGSSREMNKVSDRPGLGAEPAPPRKKREPVVWDHATYKQAVRKAMFARFKELE from the exons ATGTGGGATGGACCAGGGCCAGGGCAACGACCACGGGGAGGACCCTTTCG TGGTGATCATCGTGGAGAAATGTTTGGCGGCAGAGATCGTCCAATGCATGAATATAGAGGTGGCAGAGATGGGATGAACATGGGTCCAATGGGTCATATGGGCCCAAGACCTCTAGATATGCCACCTATGGACATGAGAAGGATGGATGGGCCACCCATGAGGGGGCGTGACATGGACCCACGTGATATGCGAGGTAGAGAGCCGAGAGATTTTTGCCGACCTGGAGAAGAGCAAGACTTCAGTCTTAGAAGGCACTATGAAATTTCCATCAGAGACAAACTGATGAATGCCTCTGGTTTCCCGGGACCAGGCAGGAACTCAGCTGACATGGGGGGGAGGGGTATGCCACCTCGGGAACCAAACAGCAGGTTTATGGacatgagagacagagagtcatTTCATCATGACATGCCACCATACAACAATCCCAATTTTGATGGAAGAAGAGAGTTTCCCATGGACAGAATGGAGCGAAATGATGGATTCAGGGACATGCGTGACAGGCCCCCGATGGGCATGGATGACCATGATGGCTATGATATGGACTTACCTCCACGTGACAGGAGAATGATGGACACTGACAGAAGAGGAGGGCCACCTTTCAATCCAAGAGGTGGATTTGATTCTGACATGGATTTCAGAAATCGTCTTGGTCCATCAGCTGAATTTAGAGGTAGGGATCGATCTCCCTTAAGATTTGGAAACAGTGATGTTCCACCGATGGACAGGGCAAGATCAGATATGCCCCCAGATGTTGCTGGCCCTCAAAGATCAGAATTTATGGGTCCAGCAGACacactcagagagagagaatacCCAGATTCAAGTGGCAGCCCCCTTATGGATTATCGAAGTGGTGAAGAGATGACTCTTGCAGAGGAATGGAAGAACCGTCGAAAGGACAAAACCCCATACTTAGAAATGGGTAAAGGCATGGGGGGGGTGCCCAAACCTAACTTCCCTGTGGAATTTGGCAGAGATGTGAATGTTAGAGATCCACCACCATTTCAGGAAAGGGACAGGCCACCTGTTGAATTCCCAGGGAAAGATGTTGGCTTTCCTCATGGTGACCACTTTCCTGCTATGAATCTACCACCAATTGCCAGCAAAGCTCAACAAGACCATCCACACTCGGATATAACTCCCCTCACTGGCCCTCTagggagagaaaatgagagtaAACATTGGCTTGGAGAAAGGAATCCGAAACatagtcaaaataaatcaaatcgtGATGAAAGGCCCCCTTACCATCAAGAGAAGAATCAGCCCTCACATGAGATTCAGGAGCCAAATGATAGTTTTAAGGGGTTGAAAGATATTGCACACAATCAAGGACCTAGCAGGGCTAAGATGGGGCCAGAACGCGATTTCcaaagcagcagcactgtgcagGCGAGAGACCAAGACTACAGGGACATCGATTACAGAACAGGATCCGGGAGGCCATTTGATTACGAGCGGGATGAACTTCAACCACCAGAGAAACTCATCAGAGAGTCTAAACCAATCACACCTTCAAAGTTTAGTGAGTCTGGTTCTCAG GATCAAGATTACAGGAATGCATCAGTGGAGGACAAAGTTTCCAACACAATATCCATAATTGGTATTCCAAAGACCGCTACAATGGAGCAG ATTCTTGGTGCCTTTGCAGTCCGTGATGGCGTGCCAATGCAGGGGatgaaaatcaaaaatgttgTGCCAG GTTACAGCTACGATACGGCCTATGTGGAGTTTTTAAACCTCGAGGATGCAGTCCGCTTCATGGAGTCCAACAAG GGATCCCTAAAGGTTGGCACTAGAACCACATCCATGAAGTACATTCAGCCAGACGAGCGTGAAAGAAGTGTTCAT GAATCAGATCACAAAGTACCTCAACTCCAGGAGCCCCAGTTGCCCAGACAAGATGAGCCCTTAGAGGAGTTGAAGACCAACCTGAATGGGTCCAAAGCAAAAGGCCCTTTGGAGCCATTGTCACAAAACCAGTGGCAGCGTAGCTCTGACCTGACTCCCGAGGCCTGGCAGCAGCAAGTGGACCAACAGCTCCAACAGCAAGaaacagagcagcaggcagAGTCTTGGGGCAACCGCAACCATCCCTCATCCCGGCTCTGGGTTCCCGGCTACTCCGTCTTTAAAGACAGCAAAA CCATgatcataaaaaatgtgaagCCCACCACCACAGTAGAAACTATCCTGAAAGCCTTGGATCCCTTTGCATATCTGGATGAAAGAAATGTTCGTCTGGTCAAGGCCAAGCCACCAGGAGTCAAGTGCTTCTGCTTTGTTGATATGGACTCCCATGAG cAAGTGACACGCCTGGTTGAACTCCTTACTAAACCCAGACGCCTTTATATTGATGGTGTCACAGTTTATGCTGAGGTCGCAAGACCTTTGAAGAACCAAAA TTTCAAAAAAGACAGTGATAAACCAAACACTTCCATACTTGGATTTCCACCTGAGCCCAGCATGATCGGT cagcagcagttcccACAACCTCCACAGTTCTTGCAGCCTCTGCAGCCACCCGCTGGTGCCCCCGCTATAATGCAAG GTGATTTGACGACAGGCAGCTCTAATCCCGCTCTGTCATCAGACCACAGCATCGCACAG GGAGTTGGCTATGGTGAGACTCCAGTTTTGGATCCGTCGTACCAGGCTGGTGGACCCCACATGCCAACAGAATCAGCTGGGATAACAGTCGCCGCAGATGGATCACAGCCCTACGTCTATG GCTCTGAGATTCCAGACATCAGTAACTACTTGTACGATTCCACGTCAGGCTTCTACTACGATCCTGAGACGACCCTGTACTACGACCCTAACTCCAGG TATTTCTACAACGCTCAGACACAAGAGTACCTGTACTGGGATGCTACATCAAAGACCTACATCCCAGTTCCAGGAGGGAACCCTGCAGTGACCCAACCTGTGACCATGACCGCTGAAGACCAGGCCATTCTTTCCAACCCAGCAGCAGATGCTCCTCTGGAAATGAAGAAGGCATCAGTGCTTCCCAACACCGCAGCAGCTCCGGCAGCAGACGCCACTTCTGATGCCGGCACTGCTGCGGAACCTGTCACAACATCTTCAGCAGCTCCTGAGAGGAAAGACGACGACGACTCTGCTAAAAGGGACAAAGAGAAGGATAACAAAGATGAGAAGCCAAGAAGTCTTGCTGCTGTCAAG ATCATGAAAGACATGGAGCGCTGGGCAAAGATCCAGAATCGTCAGAAGGAGAGTGTCCGCTCTGCATCGCCACTACTGAAGACTGGAGGGGACGATGATAGGAGGCAATCCAAGTCAGCTGATGCTGGCTTCGCTATCTTTGAGAGGAAG ATATCAGGTGCAGATGATCTTTTTAAGAAGCCCCTTGCTCCTCCTAAGAAAGATGAAAAGTCAAAG CGTCCGATGGGCTCCCTGGGTCTGCTGGCGTCGGACTATGCAGCTGGAAGTGATGAAGAGGTGGAAGAAGATAAGGAAGAGGCGGCTAAAAGCAGTCAGGGCAGCCAGTCGGAAGACAAAGACAACAAGCTGACAGACTGGAAAAAGATGGCTTGCTTGCTGTGTAGGAGACAGTTCCCCAACAAGGACGCTCTGATCCGCCACCAGCAGCTTTCTGACCTGCACAAG CAAAATATGGAGATCCACCTTAAGATCAAGAGGTCAAAGAAGGAGCTAGAGGCACTAGAGAACCAGGAAAAAGAA CTAAGTGCCAGAGAACCTTCCAGGTCACCTgaacagaaaagaagaaaacaccACCAACAGCCGCAGCATCATAATACATGGGCTGGAAGCTCTAG GGAGATGAATAAAGTCAGTGATAGACCTGGTTTAGGAGCTGAACCTGCCCCG CcgaggaaaaagagagagcctGTTGTTTGGGACCACGCCACCTACAAACAAGCAGTACGCAAGGCCATGTTTGCACGGTTCAAGGAACTCGAGTGA
- the LOC125896696 gene encoding caM kinase-like vesicle-associated protein, producing the protein MPFGCLTLGEKKDYNSPSEVADKYDLGQIVKSEEFCEIFRAKDRNTLKMYTCKKFNKKDGRKVRKAAKNEIMILKMVKHHNILQLVDAFETKKEYFIFLELATGREVFDWILDQGYYSERDTSNVMRQVLEAVAYLHSLKIVHRNLKLENLVYFNRLKHSKIVISDFQLAKLENGLIKDPCGTPEYLAPEVVGRQRYGRPVDCWAIGVTMYILLSGNPPFYDDSDEDDDRDKNLFLKILSGDYEFDSPYWDDISDSAKNLVASLMEVDQDQRLTAQEAIAHEWISGNAASDKNIKDGVCAQIEKNFAKAKWKKAVRVTTLMKRLRASEQGDSGAAGAAADPNTPGGAPAPPAGSGDGLAASLKAVLSEKAPDTQTAAISAPSQPSAARQEEQPQARCNGEVPQMLPQRKGD; encoded by the exons ATGCCATTTGGTTGTCTGACACTCGGGGAGAAGAAGGATTACAACAGTCCCTCAGAGGTGGCCGACAAATATGACCTCGGGCAAATTGTTAAATC AGAGGAGTTTTGTGAGATATTCCGGGCGAAGGATAGGAACACCTTGAAAATGTACACCTGTAAAAAGTTTAACAAAAAGGATGGAAGGAAAGTGAGGAAAGCTGCCAAGAATGAGATTATGATCTTAAAGAT GGTAAAACATCATAACATCCTCCAGCTGGTTGACGCTTTTGAAACTAAGAAAGAGTACTTCATTTTTCTGGAGCT GGCTACGGGCAGAGAGGTGTTCGACTGGATCTTAGATCAAGGATACTACTCTGAGAGGGACACCAGCAATGTCATGAGGCAGGTGTTGGAGGCTGTAGCTTACCTGCACTCTCTGAAAATCGTCCACAGAAATCTTAAG CTGGAGAACTTGGTGTACTTTAACCGTTTGAAGCACTCCAAAATTGTTATCAGTGACTTCCAGTTGGCAAAACTGGAAAATGGACTCATTAAGGACCCATGTGGGACTCCAGAATATCTTG CTCCTGAAGTGGTTGGGAGGCAGAGATATGGACGACCTGTGGACTGTTGGGCCATCGGTGTCACCATGTATATACT TTTGTCTGGAAACCCTCCTTTCTATGACGAttctgatgaagatgatgaccGTGATAAGAATCTCTTCCTAAAGATCTTGTCAGGGGACTATGAGTTTGATTCACCATACTGGGATGACATTTCAGACTCTG CCAAAAACCTAGTGGCGTCTTTGATGGAAGTGGACCAGGATCAGCGGCTGACTGCACAGGAAGCCATTGCCCATGAATG GATTTCTGGAAATGCAGCCTCAGACAAGAACATCAAGGATGGCGTTTGTGCACAAATAGAAAAGAACTTTGCCAAAGCAAAGTGGAAG AAAGCTGTCAGAGTGACCACCCTCATGAAGAGACTCAGAGCATCTGAGCAGGGGGATAGTGGGGCCGCTGGGGCTGCAGCTGACCCCAACACACCCGGCGGTGCTCCTGCTCCTCCAGCTGGCAGCGGCGACGGCCTTGCTGCCAGCTTAAAGGCTGTTCTTAGCGAAAAGGCTCCTGACACACAGACTGCCGCCATCTCTGCACCCTCCCAGCCCAGTGCAGCCAGGCAGGAGGAGCAGCCACAGGCACGGTGCAACGGCGAGGTTCCCCAAATGTTGCCACAGAGAAAGGGAGACTAG